A window of the Vigna angularis cultivar LongXiaoDou No.4 chromosome 3, ASM1680809v1, whole genome shotgun sequence genome harbors these coding sequences:
- the LOC128195818 gene encoding uncharacterized protein LOC128195818 translates to MKQLLIRKNSGERTPVNVNVTTGVATGPYADDFRSYLGVVARDKISILIPSFDHVSEVDRNIIWKDILMTFDIPNVTSLRNKCLSTVAENFRNFKSKLTSRYIFGHLKHKSPCSV, encoded by the exons atgaaacaactattgatcaggaaaaatagtggtgaaagaactccggtgaatgtgaatgtcaccacgggtgtggcaactggcccctatgcagatgacttccgatcataccttggagtagtggcacgtgataagattagcattctcattccatcttttgatcatgtgtccgaggttgatcggaacattatttggaaagatatattg atgacatttgacattccaaatgtcacatcacttagaaataagtgtttgtcaactgttgcagaaaatttcagaaactttaaaagcaagttgacatcaagatacatctttggacaccttaaacataaaagtccaTGTAGTGTGTAA